A single region of the Panulirus ornatus isolate Po-2019 chromosome 17, ASM3632096v1, whole genome shotgun sequence genome encodes:
- the LOC139754730 gene encoding arylalkylamine N-acetyltransferase-like 2 isoform X1 — protein MSPLKMMSDANSLHYSDLTEDDVEEVIAFMAEHFYPREPVSTGLHMTYDDNKEWIHGSVRDWVKSGVSVVARDPITEKVAGTILATILTRDQSNTYEQALMSPKSKVKTLHTVLSVLEAAVDFFSRYQKVDRILELAMITVSEEFSGRGVGRRLVQESENRGRRLGCQLATAQATAVPSQRLLYRLGYESLYTMDYTTFEIAGDRVFDTDKMLGTPSAKVMAKHIDEDLKER, from the exons ATGAG tccccTCAAAATGATGAGTGATGCAAACAGCCTGCACTATTCGGACCTTACAGAAGATGATGTGGAAGAAGTTATCGCCTTCATGGCTGAACATTTCTACCCCAGAGAGCCCGTG AGTACTGGACTCCACATGACCTATGACGACAACAAAGAGTGGATCCATGGATCTGTGCGAGACTGGGTGAAAAGTGGGGTATCTGTTGTGGCCAGAGACCCAATTACAGAGAAAGTTGCTGGAACCATTCttgccacaatactcaccagGGATCAGTCAAACACATATGAACAGGCCCTCATGAGTCCAAAAAGCAAG GTGAAAACACTGCACACAGTGTTGTCAGTGCTGGAAGCAGCCGTGGATTTCTTTTCAAGATATCAAAAAGTGGATCGTATACTTGAACTGGCCATGATTACTGTCTCGGAAGAATTTAGTGGCCGAGGAGTGGGAAGGAGGCTTGTTCAG GAGAGTGAAAACCGAGGACGGCGCCTAGGGTGTCAACTAGCCACAGCACAagcaactgcagtaccatctcaACGACTCCTATATCGCCTAGGATACGAATCCCTCTACACAATGGATTACACCACATTTGAAATTGCTGGTGACCGTGTGTTTGATACAGACAAGATGTTAGGAACACCATCTGCTAAAGTTATGGCTAAACACATAGATGAAGATCTTAAGGAGCGTTAA
- the LOC139754730 gene encoding arylalkylamine N-acetyltransferase-like 2 isoform X2 has protein sequence MMSDANSLHYSDLTEDDVEEVIAFMAEHFYPREPVSTGLHMTYDDNKEWIHGSVRDWVKSGVSVVARDPITEKVAGTILATILTRDQSNTYEQALMSPKSKVKTLHTVLSVLEAAVDFFSRYQKVDRILELAMITVSEEFSGRGVGRRLVQESENRGRRLGCQLATAQATAVPSQRLLYRLGYESLYTMDYTTFEIAGDRVFDTDKMLGTPSAKVMAKHIDEDLKER, from the exons ATGATGAGTGATGCAAACAGCCTGCACTATTCGGACCTTACAGAAGATGATGTGGAAGAAGTTATCGCCTTCATGGCTGAACATTTCTACCCCAGAGAGCCCGTG AGTACTGGACTCCACATGACCTATGACGACAACAAAGAGTGGATCCATGGATCTGTGCGAGACTGGGTGAAAAGTGGGGTATCTGTTGTGGCCAGAGACCCAATTACAGAGAAAGTTGCTGGAACCATTCttgccacaatactcaccagGGATCAGTCAAACACATATGAACAGGCCCTCATGAGTCCAAAAAGCAAG GTGAAAACACTGCACACAGTGTTGTCAGTGCTGGAAGCAGCCGTGGATTTCTTTTCAAGATATCAAAAAGTGGATCGTATACTTGAACTGGCCATGATTACTGTCTCGGAAGAATTTAGTGGCCGAGGAGTGGGAAGGAGGCTTGTTCAG GAGAGTGAAAACCGAGGACGGCGCCTAGGGTGTCAACTAGCCACAGCACAagcaactgcagtaccatctcaACGACTCCTATATCGCCTAGGATACGAATCCCTCTACACAATGGATTACACCACATTTGAAATTGCTGGTGACCGTGTGTTTGATACAGACAAGATGTTAGGAACACCATCTGCTAAAGTTATGGCTAAACACATAGATGAAGATCTTAAGGAGCGTTAA